The genomic interval gcacagccctgaaaatctgcacataggagaaaacaatgaacacaaaacagccaaataccaaacaggaacttacagcaatgagcccaagttccctgagataggatttggagcaggagagcttgaggatatgtgtgatttcacagaagaattggtgcagggcattgccatggcacagaggcagggaaaatgtattggctgtgtgcagcagagcattgagaaaggcactggcccaggcagctgctgccatgtgggcacaagctctgctgcccaggagggtcccgtagtgcaggggtttgcagatggacacgtagcggtcatagcacatgatggtcagcagataaaactctgctccaatgaagaacacaaagaaaaagagctgagcagcacatccagtggaggagatgtccctggtgtcccagagggaattgtgcatggctttggggacagtggtgcagatggagcccaggtcgctgagggccaggttgagcaggaagaagaacatgggcgtgtgcaggtggtggctgcaagctacggcgctgatgatgaggccgttgcccaggagggcagccagggagatgcccagcaagaggcagaagtgcaggagctgcagctgccgcgtgtctgccaatgccagcaggaggaagtgtctgatggagctgctgttggacattttctgtgtcttggcatgggaatctgtaaaaaaaggaaccatggaatagttgggtttggagaggacttgaaatatcccagcacagcgtgggggcactttccccccactgcctgcccagggctctgctgcctggagctgtccctgccagcagctgcttccctgtgcccaaggctgggccctgccagtgctgccagagtccagcccagcccttgcGGCTCATccgtgccctgcagacccctcccagctcaggcacttcctagggacagctctgctctgcaggctctgatggcaacatcacagcaaccctaaggagtctggaaaagtgacactgatgctgcctctaagggctcctgtgattatttctgcattgcctggtttattaagatctgagtgaaaatattttgattcttcTCCGCATGAAATGAGAGATGAATACCTATGGGCAATTTCCTATAATGGCCACCCAGCGTAGTAGAatataaaagcaggattttcccttttatgcagccgttagcttgctgtgctccctgtataatctccttggaaatgtcatgcagttaaatgtcaggctgggagcagtcctgaacaatgcagcaacctccacacacaaggagacacttccaagccttaccagctgtctcctcccacccagatcttgtcccccagtgctgggagccggtccagggctggctgagagctgtccctggctggcagcagagtccctgccccagcacagcgccctgggctgcaggaccctgctctgcaggacagccctgggcacccctggctgctctgcacaagagacaatcagagaatggactcacagggtctgtaggcattgggatgttccagctttaggagatggctccaggagctgctgctgcattgtcctgcagccagaggttcctgtgccaagggctggcagtgattctgtcccagtcacttctcagcaccttcccagccctgactgattgaagatctctgtgcctctgtgctgtgcctggggtggctgcaggcagtgccccagccctgctgggctggcagaagaactgctcatcaagagaaatgtgcttttgaagctcttcttggttaccaggagcttcctctgtgccaggaacccagcccagctcagcagcacagacacagcaccaggacattaatgagcctctggggctttgtgctcaggccctaaacatcagtccctgagagggagctgaagaaacctctccagaactccaaggcagaatccaattccaaagtttcttggacttttaatgggtcccactgaggagcacagctgagaaagtttctccaggccccaggcagagcagagaactggaggcagtgatgacaggtggggacaaagagaagccaagtcttggtgccctggggcacagcagcagggtctgtgccaaaaagggctgtgaggagacaccttgtcctgaggccctggggcctcctggcacagccccagccaggctgggcactgtcagccccttgtactgccctcagcatccccccctagcccacatccccgtGGCCTCAAGGATGGCCTTGAAAGAGTCCCAaggctccctggggagccttgctcaggaatggccctgggggctccttcatgctccaagagactgcaggttttttaaagaactttgggtttggcttttgccttggagtctctgagaggtttgtgcaatcatggcctccaattatctgcagtaattattccctggagaggctttgtcagtaacaacactcagtggggctcattaatactacagggtacttcagtcattttaaggtacttggtgtttcccttttgatacacactgtgtgagaggttttacaatcatggccccaattatctggtttATTGAGTCCCTGGGgacctttgtactgacactcagtggggctcattaatgctttgatatACTcagggtttttaaggtactttatggatttaagtatacttttaggtacttttaaggaattaccttccaaaattgagtgtctgagagggttttgtgccatcctgacctccagttctctcctccaaagagtccatgaggagcctgttgggaatcttccctctttctgttttacaacaaagacaaaactgaaagaattttgtaagactttctaaaagcatctaaacaaacatgagacaattaacaatacaacaacaactaggaaaattaaatgtcctgttttagatagacatcattcaacccttttatcccttggattggaagagtttattgaaccagtctttgttttccacttgaagcttcttgaactcttcattcagtacttgaatgctcttgtggattgactcgctgtggctggagaggttcatgcaacacatgccctcagagtctacacagcc from Melospiza melodia melodia isolate bMelMel2 chromosome 7, bMelMel2.pri, whole genome shotgun sequence carries:
- the LOC134420877 gene encoding olfactory receptor 14J1-like, giving the protein HYGTLLGSRACAHMAAAAWASAFLNALLHTANTFSLPLCHGNALHQFFCEITHILKLSCSKSYLRELGLIAVSSCLVFGCFVFIVFSYVQIFRAVLRIPSEQGWHKAFSTCLPHLAVVSLFISTGIFANLKSSSISSPSLDVALSFLYSVVPPNISK